A region from the Acidimicrobiia bacterium genome encodes:
- a CDS encoding MFS transporter — translation MSDPNDAAALTAVVLREEEARRDAQATAEAGEVLPDDLLPGVGGEVMPLRAGLETGGIVMILALLLVSMIETLDQVALQVLAPDIQRTLGVDKTTLQGLISLGGVVLVVATLPFAWLADRYVRTRILAAATFVWAAFMALTGAVTNGLQMAVARAGAGFGGSARIPISPALIADQYPIGVRTRMFAMENLGRPAGLVVGPFFVGAVAGWAGGVEGWRWAMVAVAIPALFVAIVLVFTREPERGRNEQEAILGRLLDSSQDPPVRLSAAAARLRKVKSFRYLILGIGVLGFALVSVPVRLSFLFDETYHFDAYKRGWVLSLTYLPALFVIPLAGRMGDRLFRRDPRNAVRIFGVLVIAYGVFLTIGSQLSAVEPLILLVAIANACQLAAFTQVGPTISAVVPYRMRSQAFALIGFYIFLLGGFFGGLAVAAIASDYGERTALLVVVPPAALIGGALVMSGSRFMKRDISLVVE, via the coding sequence ATGTCCGACCCGAACGACGCCGCCGCGCTCACAGCCGTCGTCCTTCGGGAGGAGGAGGCGCGCCGGGACGCGCAGGCCACTGCCGAGGCCGGCGAAGTCCTCCCCGACGATCTCCTGCCGGGCGTGGGCGGCGAAGTCATGCCGCTCCGTGCCGGGCTCGAGACGGGTGGGATCGTGATGATCCTCGCCCTCCTGCTCGTGAGCATGATCGAGACCCTCGATCAGGTCGCGCTGCAGGTGCTGGCCCCCGACATCCAGCGAACGCTCGGCGTCGACAAGACCACGCTGCAAGGACTCATCTCGCTCGGCGGCGTGGTGCTCGTCGTCGCCACGCTCCCGTTCGCGTGGCTCGCCGACCGCTATGTGCGCACGCGCATCCTGGCTGCGGCAACGTTCGTGTGGGCCGCGTTCATGGCGCTCACGGGGGCGGTCACGAACGGCTTGCAGATGGCCGTCGCGCGCGCGGGCGCCGGTTTCGGCGGCTCGGCGCGGATCCCGATCTCGCCGGCGCTCATCGCCGACCAGTACCCCATCGGTGTGCGGACGCGCATGTTCGCGATGGAGAACCTCGGACGTCCGGCAGGGCTGGTGGTCGGGCCGTTCTTCGTCGGCGCGGTCGCCGGGTGGGCGGGCGGTGTCGAGGGCTGGCGCTGGGCGATGGTCGCGGTCGCGATTCCCGCTCTGTTCGTCGCGATCGTGCTGGTGTTCACGCGCGAACCCGAGCGGGGTCGCAACGAGCAGGAAGCGATCCTCGGCCGTCTCCTCGACAGCTCGCAGGACCCGCCCGTACGCCTCAGCGCCGCGGCCGCGCGCCTGCGCAAGGTCAAGAGCTTCCGGTACCTCATCCTCGGGATCGGCGTGCTCGGCTTCGCGCTCGTCAGCGTGCCGGTGCGGCTCAGCTTCCTCTTCGACGAGACGTACCACTTCGACGCGTACAAGCGGGGCTGGGTGCTCTCCCTCACCTATCTCCCGGCCCTCTTCGTGATCCCGCTCGCGGGACGGATGGGCGACCGGCTGTTCCGCCGCGACCCGCGCAACGCGGTGCGAATCTTTGGCGTCCTCGTCATCGCGTACGGCGTGTTCCTCACCATCGGATCACAGCTCAGCGCCGTCGAGCCGCTCATCCTGCTCGTCGCGATCGCGAACGCATGCCAGCTCGCAGCGTTCACGCAGGTAGGGCCGACCATCTCGGCCGTCGTCCCGTACCGCATGCGCTCGCAGGCGTTTGCGCTCATCGGCTTCTACATCTTCTTGCTCGGCGGCTTCTTCGGCGGGCTCGCGGTCGCCGCGATCGCCAGCGACTACGGCGAACGGACCGCGCTCTTGGTCGTCGTGCCGCCGGCGGCTCTGATCGGTGGCGCGCTCGTGATGTCGGGGAGCCGCTTCATGAAGCGCGACATCTCACTCGTCGTCGAG
- a CDS encoding patatin-like phospholipase family protein, with the protein MTRALVLSGGGPVGIAWQSGLTVGLAEEDVHLAGADFIVGTSAGSVVGAQIALGRNLNEQVERYRQADARRVSTTATAAAAAAPGAQMQQLMSIMASAMTDSADPERTRARIGKFALEAETVPEQRFVDNFRHLDGDGWPRRYACTAVDAETGAFIVWDGGNQAELPRAVASSCAVPGVFPPITIDGHRYIDGGMRSGTNADLAEGHDRVLIVSLMGASRLATTPDPRMERYRRRMEDELGVLTDAGATVEMLVPDDEAAAMLGLNLMDSTRSLAAAETGIRQGRQNADRLGAFWSET; encoded by the coding sequence ATGACACGCGCTCTCGTGTTGAGCGGTGGTGGACCGGTCGGCATCGCATGGCAATCAGGACTCACCGTCGGACTCGCGGAAGAAGATGTGCACCTCGCCGGCGCCGACTTCATTGTTGGCACGTCGGCTGGGTCGGTCGTCGGCGCCCAGATCGCGCTCGGGCGTAACCTCAACGAGCAGGTCGAGCGCTACCGCCAGGCCGATGCGCGTCGTGTATCAACAACCGCGACTGCCGCCGCCGCGGCGGCTCCCGGTGCGCAGATGCAACAGCTGATGTCGATCATGGCCAGCGCCATGACCGACTCTGCCGATCCCGAGAGGACACGCGCCCGCATCGGCAAGTTCGCGCTCGAGGCCGAGACCGTCCCCGAACAGCGGTTCGTCGACAACTTCCGCCACCTCGATGGCGACGGATGGCCGCGCCGGTACGCATGCACCGCGGTCGACGCGGAGACCGGTGCGTTCATCGTGTGGGACGGCGGGAACCAGGCGGAGCTGCCGCGCGCGGTCGCGTCGAGCTGCGCGGTCCCGGGCGTGTTCCCACCGATCACGATCGATGGCCATCGCTACATCGACGGCGGGATGCGTTCCGGGACCAACGCCGATCTTGCCGAGGGACACGACCGCGTGTTGATCGTTTCTCTCATGGGCGCGTCGCGGCTCGCGACCACGCCGGATCCGCGCATGGAGCGCTACCGGCGGCGCATGGAGGACGAACTCGGCGTGCTCACGGACGCCGGCGCCACCGTCGAGATGCTCGTGCCCGACGACGAGGCGGCAGCGATGCTCGGGCTGAACCTCATGGACAGCACGCGTTCCCTCGCGGCCGCGGAGACCGGTATCCGCCAGGGTCGCCAAAACGCCGACCGCCTCGGCGCCTTCTGGTCCGAGACGTGA
- a CDS encoding MFS transporter, which yields MLLTLCAGQFLMALDSSVMNVSIATVAKDVGTTVTGIQTAITLYTLVMASFMITGGKIGELIGRRRAFSIGCVIYGAGSFTTALAPNLTVLIFGWSFLEGIGAALIMPAIVALVAANFPREGRPRAYGLVASAGAIAVAAGPIIGGLFTTYLSWRLVFAGEVLVVLGILALSRKMADVPPEGHERLDVVGAVLSASGLGLVVFGILRAGVWGLVQPKPDAPEWLGLSPAIWLIFGGALVLWCFLSWEQRLIDRGGVPLVDPALLRIARLRSGLTAFFFQYLVMMGLFFVVPLYLSVALGLSAIETGVRIMPLSITLLLAAAGIPKVFPNASPRRVVQLGFLALFVGLAVLIAALEEGAGPEIVTLPMLLAGLGIGALASQLGGVTVSSVPDEQTGQVGGVQNTMTNLGASIGTALAGAVLIASLTSSFFTGIEGNPAVPADLTSKAQTELTSGVPFISDADLEAALDDAGVPPKTATAIVDENATARLAGLRSSLALLAGFALVALFFSRRLPTEPASAPASA from the coding sequence GTGCTGCTGACGCTCTGCGCGGGCCAGTTCCTCATGGCTCTCGACAGTTCGGTGATGAACGTGTCGATCGCGACCGTCGCCAAGGACGTCGGCACCACGGTCACCGGCATCCAGACCGCCATCACGCTCTACACGCTGGTCATGGCGTCGTTCATGATTACCGGCGGCAAGATCGGTGAGCTGATCGGCCGCCGGCGCGCGTTCTCGATCGGCTGCGTGATCTACGGCGCGGGCTCGTTCACCACTGCGCTCGCGCCGAATCTCACGGTCCTGATCTTCGGCTGGTCGTTCCTCGAAGGGATCGGCGCCGCACTGATCATGCCCGCGATCGTCGCGCTCGTCGCGGCGAACTTCCCACGCGAGGGCCGGCCCCGCGCGTACGGGCTGGTGGCTTCGGCGGGCGCGATCGCAGTCGCCGCGGGGCCGATCATCGGCGGCTTGTTCACCACGTATCTGTCGTGGCGACTGGTGTTCGCCGGCGAGGTGCTCGTCGTGCTCGGCATCCTGGCCCTCTCGCGCAAGATGGCCGACGTACCACCCGAGGGTCACGAACGTCTCGACGTCGTCGGCGCGGTGCTGTCGGCCTCGGGTCTGGGGCTCGTCGTGTTCGGGATCCTGCGGGCCGGCGTGTGGGGGCTGGTGCAACCCAAGCCCGACGCGCCCGAGTGGTTGGGGCTGTCACCCGCCATCTGGCTGATCTTCGGCGGCGCGCTCGTGCTGTGGTGCTTCCTCAGCTGGGAGCAACGACTGATCGACCGCGGCGGCGTGCCGCTCGTCGACCCTGCCTTGCTCCGGATCGCGCGCCTCCGGAGCGGCCTCACCGCCTTCTTCTTCCAGTACCTCGTGATGATGGGGTTGTTCTTCGTCGTGCCGCTGTACCTGTCGGTCGCGCTCGGCCTCTCCGCCATCGAGACGGGGGTACGGATCATGCCCCTGTCGATCACGTTGCTCCTGGCCGCCGCCGGGATCCCGAAGGTCTTCCCGAACGCGTCGCCGCGTCGAGTTGTCCAACTCGGATTCCTCGCGCTCTTCGTCGGTCTCGCAGTGCTGATCGCCGCGCTCGAAGAAGGCGCAGGGCCCGAGATCGTGACCTTGCCGATGTTGCTCGCCGGGCTGGGCATCGGTGCCCTGGCGTCGCAACTCGGCGGTGTGACCGTGTCGTCCGTACCCGACGAGCAGACGGGCCAGGTCGGGGGCGTGCAGAACACGATGACGAACCTCGGCGCGTCAATCGGGACCGCACTCGCAGGTGCGGTGCTCATCGCGAGCCTCACGAGCTCGTTCTTCACCGGGATCGAGGGAAACCCGGCGGTGCCGGCCGACCTCACGTCGAAGGCGCAGACCGAGCTGACCAGCGGCGTCCCGTTCATCTCGGACGCCGATCTCGAGGCCGCGCTCGACGATGCGGGCGTGCCTCCCAAGACGGCGACCGCGATCGTCGACGAGAACGCAACCGCGCGGTTGGCCGGGTTGCGGTCGTCGCTGGCGCTGCTCGCGGGCTTCGCGCTCGTCGCGCTCTTCTTCAGCCGACGGTTACCCACTGAACCGGCCTCGGCGCCCGCGTCCGCGTGA
- a CDS encoding PLDc N-terminal domain-containing protein — MGVISMILGNSWHVGEVFLSMLWFFLFFIWIWLLIMVFADIFRDHTMGGLGKAAWIIFVIVVPYLGVFVYLIARGGSMAERAAAQQQKADEQFKQYVQSTASSGSTADELSRLADLKSQGVISDAEFEQLKAKALA; from the coding sequence ATGGGAGTTATCTCGATGATCCTCGGTAACAGCTGGCACGTCGGAGAGGTGTTCCTCTCCATGCTCTGGTTCTTCCTCTTCTTCATCTGGATCTGGTTGCTGATCATGGTGTTCGCCGACATCTTCCGCGACCACACCATGGGTGGCCTCGGCAAGGCGGCATGGATCATCTTCGTGATCGTCGTTCCGTACCTCGGAGTGTTCGTGTACCTGATCGCCCGCGGCGGCTCGATGGCCGAGCGCGCGGCGGCGCAGCAGCAGAAGGCCGACGAGCAGTTCAAGCAGTACGTGCAGTCGACCGCGTCGAGCGGCAGCACCGCCGACGAGCTCTCGCGCCTCGCCGACCTCAAGAGCCAGGGCGTCATCAGCGACGCGGAGTTCGAGCAGCTCAAGGCGAAGGCGCTCGCCTGA
- a CDS encoding SHOCT domain-containing protein yields MRRGRPLLRTAAVVGTATVVSGSVRHHQQEKYAAQDQAQYDQQQAAAAAAAPPPAPAAAEPDMNAELTQLAQLHEQGILTDEEFSAKKAQILGI; encoded by the coding sequence ATGAGAAGAGGACGCCCCCTCCTGCGCACCGCAGCGGTGGTGGGCACGGCGACCGTCGTTTCCGGAAGCGTGCGGCATCACCAACAAGAGAAGTACGCCGCGCAGGACCAAGCGCAGTACGACCAGCAGCAGGCCGCGGCCGCGGCGGCTGCACCGCCACCTGCTCCCGCGGCAGCGGAGCCCGACATGAATGCCGAGCTCACGCAACTCGCGCAGCTGCACGAACAAGGCATCCTCACTGATGAGGAGTTCTCGGCGAAGAAGGCACAGATCCTCGGCATTTGA
- a CDS encoding DUF6325 family protein, which yields MAELGPVEVVLVEFPGNQFSGEIAPALQELVESGTIRVIDLVFVAKDADGNAAGIELEDLHPDARGAFDPLVEELAGLISDEDVEDLAEGLEPNSSAAILLFENVWATRFRDAVVHSGGQLLARIPIPPAALDEILADRDAAN from the coding sequence ATGGCCGAACTCGGGCCGGTAGAGGTCGTGCTCGTGGAGTTCCCCGGGAACCAGTTCAGCGGCGAGATCGCTCCCGCGCTCCAGGAGCTCGTCGAGTCGGGGACGATCCGCGTGATCGACCTCGTCTTCGTGGCGAAGGACGCCGACGGCAACGCTGCCGGAATCGAGCTCGAGGATCTCCACCCGGATGCTCGCGGCGCGTTCGATCCGCTCGTCGAAGAGCTCGCAGGGCTGATCTCCGACGAGGACGTCGAAGACCTGGCCGAGGGACTCGAGCCGAATTCCTCTGCCGCCATCCTCCTCTTCGAGAACGTGTGGGCCACCAGATTCCGTGACGCGGTCGTGCACTCCGGAGGGCAACTGCTCGCGCGGATCCCGATCCCGCCGGCGGCGCTCGACGAGATCCTGGCCGACCGCGACGCGGCAAACTGA
- a CDS encoding TIGR03564 family F420-dependent LLM class oxidoreductase, producing MRIGVFIGDVSGRRTDVDELLDAARDAEARGFTTGWVPHIPWSLDGLTALALAGQVTNTIELGTAVMPTYPRHPLAMAQQAMSTQAATEGRLALGIGPSHPVVIEGMHGLAYAAPARHTREYVEVLRAAFACTGNVEHHGEFFDFASMLEVPGASPAPILVAALAPQMLKLAGEVADGTITYWANERALTEHIVPRITRAAEAAGNPAPRVVVGLPVAVCADPDAGRERAARLFGAYNAIPTYRRIMARGGDAAPEAVAIIGTESEVHARLRAYADTGATDLCAAPLGLDTDSDASRARTVDLLASLTPDF from the coding sequence GTGCGGATCGGAGTGTTCATCGGCGACGTGAGTGGTCGTCGTACCGACGTGGACGAGTTGCTCGACGCGGCGCGGGACGCCGAGGCGCGCGGGTTCACCACGGGGTGGGTGCCCCACATCCCCTGGAGCCTCGACGGCCTCACCGCGCTCGCACTGGCCGGCCAGGTGACGAACACGATCGAGCTCGGCACCGCGGTGATGCCCACGTATCCCCGTCACCCGTTGGCGATGGCGCAACAGGCGATGTCGACGCAGGCAGCGACCGAGGGTCGACTCGCGCTGGGCATCGGGCCGTCGCACCCGGTGGTCATCGAAGGGATGCACGGGCTCGCGTACGCGGCGCCTGCCCGTCACACGCGGGAGTACGTGGAGGTGCTGCGCGCCGCGTTCGCCTGCACGGGAAACGTGGAGCATCACGGGGAGTTCTTCGACTTCGCGTCGATGCTCGAGGTACCCGGCGCGTCGCCCGCTCCCATTCTGGTTGCTGCGCTCGCCCCGCAGATGTTGAAGCTGGCCGGCGAGGTTGCCGACGGCACCATTACCTACTGGGCGAACGAGCGAGCGCTGACGGAGCACATCGTGCCGCGCATCACTCGCGCGGCGGAGGCGGCGGGCAACCCGGCGCCCCGCGTCGTCGTCGGTCTTCCGGTCGCGGTCTGCGCGGATCCCGACGCCGGACGCGAGCGCGCGGCTCGACTCTTCGGGGCATACAACGCGATCCCTACCTACCGGCGCATCATGGCGCGGGGCGGTGACGCGGCGCCCGAGGCAGTCGCGATCATCGGCACCGAATCAGAGGTGCACGCGCGTCTGCGCGCGTACGCCGACACAGGTGCAACCGACCTGTGCGCTGCACCCTTGGGCCTCGACACCGACTCCGACGCGTCCCGCGCCCGCACCGTGGACCTGCTCGCGTCGTTGACCCCCGACTTCTGA
- a CDS encoding TauD/TfdA family dioxygenase, translating to MTSTVRSGISVSREAGALGAIVTGVDLAQPVDDAIFEVIHDAFCEHLVICIRGQEHIRPEDELEFAKQWGEISIHPYVPSIDGYPGVMRVSDPTPVTTTWHADTTHLAAPPALTLLLGRQIPPYGGDTMFANQYLAYEGLSPGLRATVHSLRAVHKGTELAKEAGLDREAVTAVHPVVRTHPETGKRSLFVNGNYTSHFEGWTEAESKPLLDYLYAQGCRPEYTWRHHWQVGDLIIWDNRCTQHAVVADVANGERVLHRVTIAGDIPV from the coding sequence GTGACGAGCACGGTCAGGTCCGGCATCTCCGTCAGTCGCGAAGCAGGTGCGCTCGGTGCAATCGTCACCGGCGTCGATCTCGCACAACCCGTCGACGACGCGATCTTCGAGGTCATTCACGACGCGTTCTGCGAGCACCTCGTCATCTGCATCCGCGGCCAGGAGCACATTCGTCCGGAGGATGAGCTCGAGTTCGCGAAGCAGTGGGGCGAGATCTCGATCCATCCTTACGTGCCGTCGATCGACGGGTATCCCGGCGTGATGCGAGTGTCCGACCCCACTCCGGTCACCACCACGTGGCACGCCGACACCACGCACCTCGCCGCGCCTCCTGCGCTCACGCTGCTGCTCGGGCGCCAGATCCCGCCGTACGGCGGCGACACGATGTTCGCCAACCAGTACCTCGCGTACGAGGGTCTCTCGCCCGGGCTGCGCGCCACGGTCCACAGCCTGCGCGCCGTACACAAGGGCACCGAGCTTGCCAAGGAAGCTGGGCTCGACCGCGAGGCGGTCACCGCGGTGCATCCGGTCGTGCGCACGCATCCCGAAACCGGCAAGCGCTCGCTGTTCGTGAACGGCAACTACACCAGCCACTTCGAGGGCTGGACCGAAGCCGAGAGCAAGCCGCTCCTCGACTACCTCTACGCGCAAGGGTGTCGGCCGGAGTACACGTGGCGACACCACTGGCAGGTGGGCGATCTCATCATCTGGGACAACCGCTGCACCCAGCACGCGGTAGTTGCCGACGTCGCGAACGGCGAGCGGGTACTCCACCGCGTCACGATCGCCGGTGACATCCCCGTCTGA
- a CDS encoding NIPSNAP family containing protein, translated as MNEKVYIHEFIDILGHNRVNYMHHMTANWSPIAQEERRQLCFGVWAVIGTTRGWPQVVNMWEEDGFNGLSRSLDRECNNPSVQDPKLAKWWAEAANYRRRGEDRVLVPAQWTRTIEELCADGVRGDVYAHEQFQLPQGTSASFLEAVRDEAVEAFAKFGWELAGAWETAMVNESECFLLWSIPTFGQWGAVEAAQRSDAGLARWRQRTYDLSTHQHRFLLVDAPLSPMRAGRQPTRDDRHAGWEDL; from the coding sequence GTGAACGAAAAGGTGTACATCCACGAGTTCATCGACATTCTCGGCCACAACCGTGTCAACTACATGCATCACATGACGGCGAACTGGAGCCCGATCGCACAGGAGGAGCGGCGCCAGCTCTGCTTCGGGGTCTGGGCAGTGATCGGCACCACCCGCGGGTGGCCGCAGGTCGTGAACATGTGGGAGGAAGACGGCTTCAACGGGTTGAGCCGATCGCTCGACCGCGAGTGCAACAACCCGTCGGTGCAGGACCCGAAGCTGGCGAAGTGGTGGGCGGAGGCGGCCAACTACCGCCGCCGGGGCGAGGACCGCGTGCTGGTTCCGGCCCAGTGGACCCGCACGATCGAGGAGCTCTGCGCCGACGGCGTGCGCGGCGACGTCTACGCGCACGAGCAGTTCCAGCTCCCGCAGGGAACGTCGGCGTCGTTCCTCGAGGCGGTGCGCGACGAAGCCGTCGAGGCGTTCGCGAAGTTCGGTTGGGAGCTCGCCGGAGCGTGGGAGACGGCAATGGTGAACGAGTCGGAGTGCTTTCTGCTCTGGTCGATCCCCACGTTCGGCCAGTGGGGTGCAGTCGAAGCCGCGCAACGCAGCGATGCAGGCCTGGCGCGCTGGCGCCAACGTACGTACGACCTTTCCACGCACCAACACCGATTCCTGCTCGTCGACGCGCCGCTCTCGCCGATGCGCGCCGGCCGCCAGCCCACGCGTGACGACCGGCATGCGGGCTGGGAAGACCTGTGA
- a CDS encoding Ldh family oxidoreductase — MTENRVIGNRVVGAGALRAFSADVLRALGADTSTAALVAESLVDADLRGIDSHGIHLLDLYCTRIGKGQLDPRAVIRVVDDRGSVVHLDGGLGFGQPCGVRAIDLGIERAREYGIASALARETTHLGALGYYTRRAAEAGCVALAFQNGPTIVPPFGSTTPLFSTNPFSYAFPAAEEPPIVFDIATTAVAGNKLLLAKKRGDPTIPEGWANDDEGRPTTNTERASVHHLQWFGGHKGFGIGFLVELMAGVAAGSSFGRTEDTASPARGGDRVAKGFQFVVIDAERFMPAAELRARVDTLIRDVHASAAADGVDHVYVPGEIEHDTREQRLAEGIPLADGVVDVLNAIASDVGVPRLFDDTRMAKDRA, encoded by the coding sequence GTGACCGAAAACCGTGTCATTGGCAACCGCGTGGTCGGCGCGGGCGCGCTGCGCGCGTTCTCCGCTGACGTGCTCCGCGCACTCGGCGCCGACACGAGCACCGCGGCGCTCGTCGCCGAGTCGCTGGTCGACGCCGACCTACGCGGGATCGACTCGCACGGCATCCACCTCCTCGACCTCTACTGCACGCGCATCGGCAAGGGGCAGCTCGACCCTCGCGCCGTGATCCGCGTCGTCGACGACCGTGGTTCGGTGGTGCATCTCGACGGCGGCTTGGGCTTCGGGCAGCCGTGCGGTGTGCGTGCGATCGATCTCGGGATCGAGCGCGCTCGTGAGTACGGAATCGCGTCGGCGCTCGCGCGCGAGACCACGCATCTCGGCGCGCTCGGCTACTACACACGCCGCGCAGCGGAAGCCGGTTGCGTCGCGCTCGCGTTCCAGAACGGGCCCACGATCGTCCCGCCGTTCGGGTCTACCACTCCGTTGTTCTCCACGAACCCGTTCTCCTACGCCTTCCCGGCCGCCGAAGAGCCGCCGATCGTGTTCGACATCGCGACCACGGCCGTTGCCGGCAACAAGCTGCTGCTCGCGAAGAAGCGCGGCGACCCCACGATCCCCGAGGGCTGGGCCAACGACGACGAGGGCAGGCCCACCACCAACACGGAGCGCGCGTCGGTCCACCATCTCCAATGGTTCGGCGGCCACAAAGGCTTCGGCATCGGATTCCTTGTGGAGCTGATGGCGGGCGTCGCTGCGGGCAGCAGCTTCGGACGTACCGAGGACACCGCGTCGCCCGCCCGCGGGGGCGACCGCGTGGCGAAGGGCTTCCAGTTCGTCGTGATCGACGCCGAGCGATTCATGCCCGCGGCCGAGCTCCGGGCGCGCGTCGACACACTGATCCGGGACGTGCACGCGAGCGCGGCAGCTGACGGTGTCGATCACGTGTACGTTCCCGGCGAGATCGAGCACGACACACGGGAGCAACGCCTTGCGGAGGGGATCCCGCTCGCCGACGGCGTGGTCGATGTGTTGAACGCGATCGCCTCCGATGTCGGGGTGCCACGGCTCTTCGACGACACCCGAATGGCAAAGGACCGCGCATGA
- a CDS encoding enoyl-CoA hydratase-related protein, with protein MTDYYGYSTIATSLDDGILRVTLNRPDRLNALDRPMHKELRTLFERIAHDADVKVVVVTGAGRAFCVGADFQQMRDNLAAADYPDGRPDMLADGADIARGILRVRQPMVAMVNGHALGIGATLALFCDVVYMSSAAKIGDPHVQAGIVAGDGGCVLWPMLLGINRAKEYLMTGDLLSAEDADRMGLVNHVVAPEALEDAGMAMARRLAAGPTHAIQFNKRVVNKMLEDQVSRLYDLSLALECVTFETADHHEAVEAFLEKREPTFG; from the coding sequence ATGACCGACTACTACGGCTACTCGACGATCGCGACGTCACTCGACGACGGGATCCTCCGCGTCACGCTCAACCGGCCCGACCGGCTCAACGCGCTCGACCGACCGATGCACAAGGAGCTCCGGACGCTGTTCGAGCGCATTGCGCACGACGCCGACGTGAAGGTGGTCGTCGTCACCGGTGCGGGGCGGGCGTTCTGCGTCGGTGCCGATTTCCAGCAGATGCGGGACAACCTCGCCGCCGCCGACTACCCCGACGGCCGGCCCGACATGCTGGCCGACGGCGCCGACATCGCGCGGGGCATCCTGCGTGTCCGGCAACCGATGGTCGCGATGGTCAACGGGCACGCGCTCGGCATCGGTGCGACGCTCGCGTTGTTCTGCGACGTCGTGTACATGTCGTCGGCGGCGAAGATCGGCGACCCGCATGTGCAAGCCGGCATCGTCGCCGGCGACGGCGGCTGTGTGCTCTGGCCGATGCTCCTCGGCATCAACCGCGCCAAGGAATACCTGATGACCGGCGACCTGCTCTCCGCTGAGGACGCCGACCGCATGGGTCTCGTGAACCACGTGGTCGCGCCCGAGGCGTTGGAGGACGCAGGCATGGCGATGGCACGACGCCTCGCCGCCGGGCCGACGCACGCGATCCAGTTCAACAAGCGCGTCGTCAACAAGATGCTCGAGGATCAGGTCTCGCGCCTCTACGATCTCTCGCTCGCGCTCGAGTGCGTCACGTTCGAGACCGCCGACCACCACGAGGCCGTCGAGGCGTTCCTCGAGAAGCGCGAGCCCACGTTCGGTTGA
- a CDS encoding acyl-CoA dehydrogenase family protein, with product MDFMASEATERFREEVRQLIAANFTDEVRDQVHETGTIHSWPLHRAIGERGWIAQALPEAQGGGGRDPEELAALFAELERAGAPYDGLSNVVMVSSVLARVGNEMIRHDVLPRLLSGDTMVCLGYTEPDSGSDVAAARTRAVRDADGWQIDGQKMFTSVAEEADWIFLLTRTNTEGPKHAGLTFFLVPMDTPGITLQEVRTLPGKRVNITFLDGVHVSDEWRVGEIDGGWQVMLVALSFERGLAGGVRDGERLLRVVEEFAQRVPDDGSSALIDDPVVRERLVRLAIDNEVSDLLAGRAAWVAASGRLPGTDGAAVRLFASDSFTRAAGWAIDLAGSEGLVRSIDRAGQIDGFFEYCYRFAPGTTLAGGTSEIQRNLIAQRGLGLPR from the coding sequence ATGGACTTCATGGCGTCGGAGGCAACAGAACGATTCCGGGAAGAGGTGCGACAACTGATCGCCGCCAACTTCACCGATGAGGTGCGCGACCAGGTCCACGAGACCGGCACGATCCACAGCTGGCCGCTGCACCGGGCAATCGGCGAGCGCGGGTGGATCGCGCAGGCGCTCCCCGAGGCCCAGGGTGGTGGCGGCCGCGATCCCGAGGAGCTTGCGGCGCTCTTCGCCGAGCTCGAGCGAGCCGGCGCGCCGTACGACGGTCTGAGCAACGTGGTGATGGTGTCGTCGGTGCTCGCGCGCGTCGGGAACGAGATGATCCGCCACGACGTGCTCCCGCGGCTGCTGTCGGGCGACACGATGGTCTGCCTCGGTTACACGGAGCCCGACTCCGGCTCCGACGTCGCAGCCGCGCGCACCCGTGCTGTGAGAGATGCCGACGGCTGGCAGATCGACGGCCAGAAGATGTTCACCAGCGTCGCCGAGGAGGCCGACTGGATCTTCCTGCTCACCCGCACGAACACCGAAGGCCCGAAGCATGCCGGGCTCACCTTCTTCCTCGTGCCGATGGACACTCCCGGCATCACCTTGCAGGAAGTCCGCACACTTCCGGGCAAACGCGTCAACATCACGTTCCTCGACGGTGTGCACGTGAGCGACGAGTGGCGCGTCGGCGAGATCGACGGCGGGTGGCAAGTGATGCTCGTTGCGCTGTCGTTCGAGCGCGGGCTCGCGGGGGGTGTGCGCGACGGTGAACGGCTGCTCCGCGTCGTCGAGGAGTTCGCGCAACGCGTTCCCGACGACGGAAGCTCGGCCCTGATCGACGATCCCGTCGTGCGCGAGCGCCTGGTGCGGCTCGCGATCGACAACGAGGTGTCGGACCTGCTTGCCGGACGCGCCGCGTGGGTCGCGGCATCAGGCCGTCTCCCGGGCACCGACGGCGCGGCGGTGCGGTTGTTCGCGAGCGACTCGTTCACGCGCGCCGCGGGCTGGGCCATCGACCTCGCCGGGTCCGAGGGGCTCGTGCGCAGCATCGACCGCGCCGGACAGATCGACGGCTTCTTCGAGTACTGCTACCGGTTCGCGCCCGGCACGACGCTCGCGGGCGGTACCAGCGAGATCCAGCGAAACCTCATCGCACAGAGAGGGCTCGGGCTTCCACGATGA